CATCTTTACACTTGGAGTGTTGGGAAACTCCATGGTTATCACGGTGCTGGCCCATAGTAAACCCGGAAAACCACGGAGCACCACTAACATATTCATCCTCAACCTTAGCATCGCCGACCTGTCCTACCTGCTTTTCTGCATCCCCTTTCAGTCAACTATTTACATGATGCCGACATGGGTTCTAGGTGCCTTCATCTGCAAGTTTATTCATTATTTCTTCACCGTTTCTATGCTGGTCAGTATTTTCACCTTGTCCGCAATGTCGGTGGACCGCTACATTGCCATTGTTCACTCCAGAAAATCGTCCTCCATCCGTGTGTCAAAGCACGCTTTGATCGGAGTGGTGGTCATTTGGATACTCTCTTTGGCCATGGCAGCGCCAGTCGCGGTCATACACAACATATACCAGAGAGACGAGAATCACACCTATTGCTGGGAAGTGTGGCCGGATCAAAACCAAAAGAAAGTCTATGTTGTTTGCACGTTTGTTTTTGGTTATGTATTGCCCCTGTTGCTGATTTCGTTCTGCTACGCAAAGGTAAGCAAGCAATCCTGATTTATTTATTATTGATAGATAATTGTTTTCGCAATGAGTTATGAATGCCTTTACATATGCCTATTtctgagtttgggtaatctaaAATGGGGATAACTAAGACATAAATTAGATAGCTTTTGAAAATAAATTATTTCAGTATAAtgttattaaatatatttttttagagtATAGGCTTTAAAGAATCGTTTGGTATGTCATCACACAATTCTTTATGCATTTTCAGGTTTTAAATCACCTGCACAAAAAACTCAGAAACATGTCCAAAAAGTCAGAGGCGTCAAAAAAGAAGGTATGTAAAAACCATTCATCACGTTTACATAATTACTGTTGATGGTGATCATTCGTTGTTGTATGGCGTACAGCCCCACACATGCAGTATGTTGGAGTATTACAGTCTCCCACACCAGTTGTCCAGGCGCAGTCTAGGAtttaaagctacagtctgggatTGAGGAAGCTGTGCATGGTAATTTCAATTCTTAATATTTACTtaatgattcttgaagaatataacttatacatGTCTCACGAGCTTAGCACTATGACCCACTATGGTTTTATCATAACCCCAAATATAAGGTTTTATTACGTGTTTACAAACACAAAGAACGTAAAGAAACATTGTATAGCTTGAAAATATGGTTTCAACTATATCTAGGAGTTTAACTATCTTGGCCTGTCAGTCCTTGCATTTTAAAGAGCGTCCTATGATTTCGAGAGGAGTTACGCCTCATCACAGCTCAGCTATATGGCAAACAAGTAACGGAGAccctgttttgttgttttttattttatttttgacttCAATACTTTTTCTATACATCTTGTCTAGAACTCTAGGAGTCTAAAAACACTGTTTGGATAAGATGTTTTCAAAGATATAATCATATCATGCGATGTTCAATGTGCAATGTCCAATCCCTCTTACTTTTCAATGCACTTTATGATGATGTTTATAATGATGTTGATTATCAATTTGGTTCAAGTCGTTACACAATCTCAATGTCATTTGAGAAAGCCCATGTTTAGTAATGTGCCATTTTCAGAGACATTGTGTATAGAAGCATAGAGCCAGACGTGTCATGCCCAATATCCGTTTTGTCCTGTTTTAAAACATTAAATATAAATggttgttgtttctctgtaataccaCTAAGCCACCTAGAAATGTTATGAAATTGGCTTTAGCCGGCACAGATAAGTTCCTTATCTCCCAAactcataactagctaccaagaagccatttcatgccatcaatcaagttagagtagctatcTTGTCTATCTTAGCTGACATGTTTTCTGGCAAGattggtagactttagaaaagcaagcaataacgACATGCACTGAACAAAACTCACACacctttcaatcttttacccagattttagcagagatgcagagaagcatataTTAGTTTCTTTAAAAGAAGAAccacagacagctcaagaggtatgcttagatatgcagcCAAATAGACACATTATTGACATAGAACGAATCATAATGATTATGACTCTAGATGGTAGGGAAAAGCTATAATACCATGGAAGAACCAACATCCCATTGCCAGTTTTGTAGGCAAACATAGAAGTCTAGCGAAGTCTAACCGATCAACTATCAGTATTGTAAGTTGAATATACGGCACTTGGTATCGGCGGTACATTCCATTTACAATGTCCCTGAAGCGTCTGTCAATTACCACACTTGAGTGAAGCAGCAGGGTGGGAAAGTGCAATCAAACTGGACTTTCAGCCATTACTCTTCTTTAATGGCCATTTGCCTGTCTAAACCAACCCGCTGCTGCTGCTCGCCTGGCGCTGACCGTCTATCAGTACTGTATCACACACCAAAATATTGTGTTGGCCATTACAATATGCCCAGACATGGGTCCATATGGCTTACACATAACTAAACAATAACATATTAATGATGGTCTGAACCAAGTGTTTACAAAAATGTATTCTCATTTTGTCACATCTAGACAGTTTCAATGTCATTCAATAAGTATAAACTCTGATTACTGAAATATTTGTCTACAGGAATAGCTTCACTATAATCAggttccatccaacctttttatgcgagTGAAGTACATGTCGGATAAATGACacaacaggcctgatggaaacggCTAATTTgtcggtaaactttccaaatgtcaacACGACTAAATACtttagacaaggtgggatctttttgtgtcagtaaaatCAATTATGCGAGATACGCTTttaataataaccatcatatcacgTAATCGTGTGACTCCAttacatgttgtgtggtcctctcactacgactcaggaaataATTATGTTTATTAGGCTGCAAATTAAATAAATGTTGATAAACTTCACCGGGTGGTGAAAGTGAAAGGTGATgaacttgatgctcctttccaataaatatcaaggttcttattctggtgacatgatgactGATGCTTGGCTgctatttgacaaataaaaacaatctcgctattttgtccataataatcttaTCATATAGGCTATACCCACATtgtatctgcaagctgttggctaAGGCGCACGTGCCAATACCAGAGGTGGCACATTCGCTATATAATGCAAtttattaagaacaccttcctaatattgagttccacCTCCcacctttgccctcagaacgtcctcaattcgtcggggcgtggactctacaaggtgtcaaaagcgttccacggggatgctggcccatgtagactccaatgcttcccacggtcgtgtcaagttggctggatgtcctttgggtggtggactattcttgatgcaaacgggaaactgttgagtgtgaaaaacccagcagcggtgcagttcttgacacaaaccggtgggcctggcacctactaccataccctgtttaaaggcacttaaaaACATTTGTCTTGCGTATTCACggtctgaatggcacacatacacaatccatgtctcaattgtctcaaggcttaaacatccttctttaacctgtctcctccccttcatctccaccgattgaattggatttaacaagggatcatagctttcaactggtttcacctggtcagtctatgtcatggaaagagcaggtgttcataaagttttgtacgctcagtgtatgtatgtatgtatgtatgtatgtatgtatgtatgtatgtatgtatgtatgtatgtatgtatgtatgtatgtatgtatgtacgtatgtatgtatgtatgtatgtatgtatgtatgtatgtatgtatgtatgtatgtatgtatgcgtgtgtgtgtgtgtgtgtgtgtgtgtgtgtgtgtgtgtgtgtgtgtgtgtgtgtgtgtgtgtgtgtgtgtgtgtgtgtgtgtgtgtgtgtgtgtgtgtgtgtgcgtgtgcatgtgt
The window above is part of the Oncorhynchus masou masou isolate Uvic2021 chromosome 30, UVic_Omas_1.1, whole genome shotgun sequence genome. Proteins encoded here:
- the galr1a gene encoding galanin receptor type 1 is translated as MNSSGLDNLTEFTPWYVNRTDIEEENQKLLFGIGMDNFITLLVFGLIFTLGVLGNSMVITVLAHSKPGKPRSTTNIFILNLSIADLSYLLFCIPFQSTIYMMPTWVLGAFICKFIHYFFTVSMLVSIFTLSAMSVDRYIAIVHSRKSSSIRVSKHALIGVVVIWILSLAMAAPVAVIHNIYQRDENHTYCWEVWPDQNQKKVYVVCTFVFGYVLPLLLISFCYAKVLNHLHKKLRNMSKKSEASKKKTAQTVLVVVVVFCLSWLPHHVVHLWVEFGNFPLTQWSFLFRVAAHCLAYSNSSVNPVIYAFLSENFRKAYKQVFRCQITNSPLNELKEFRSKVDNTPPSTNCTNV